A window from Podospora bellae-mahoneyi strain CBS 112042 chromosome 1 map unlocalized CBS112042p_1, whole genome shotgun sequence encodes these proteins:
- the KIN3 gene encoding G2-specific serine/threonine protein kinase (BUSCO:EOG092626EQ; EggNog:ENOG503NU17; COG:D) — MKFLKRLVRPSLSLLLCHGSFGVIRRVRRKQDGMILCRKEISYLKMSQKEREQLHAEFQILSTLRHPNIVGYYHREHLKATQDLHLYMEYCGNGDLGRVIKELQQKNQYAEESFVWSIFSQLVSALYRCHYGVDPPEVGKTVLGLGTTARPKAPSGGTIILHRDLKPENVFLGEDNSVKLGDFGLSKVMASHDFASTYVGTPFYMSPEICAAEKYTLKSDIWSLGCIIYELCTREPPFNAKTHFQLVQKIKEGKIAPLPACYSSELFAVIKDCLRVNPDRRPDTAALLNLPVVRLMRKEKEVVEFSKTLKAKEDSLNRRIREVDQKLALLDHDKVAIRQEIDASLRREWEVKARLEIDRLVGLEIERLKKEFEREVEARAEAKVEARLEVELQRRKQLEEKEQHRPAELSSSKDSYQHSSISSISPTEDEFPSTTDITEPESPADTSMTQPSFKTARTPFGRAQTMFVMAPPVGTPMDVDASPVAIAHLSLSPRRKIETKAPHNPSNIFAAAAANTQASGDRPPSPVNYGSDSDDEDMPSPTRNIKASSKNPFTSKGRPQLHAQKSMPVHRLQSKQTTTLQSKTVGAVASNPDFGTGGLTLRQAGSNGALGQQQQQQGNSPGLRRLSKIPSAAGLNKNLSDAKKEGELHTTVSMTGLNKISGGMRSNIQGRTLVELQQARAGGRPLSGIMTGEGFSSGLNANTGGMGGGGSPVRAFREHAAAANRGLGAEPAAVWNPETDEMPSPFLVRRKPIVKA; from the exons ATGAAGTTCTTGAAAAGATTGGTACGTCCTTCCCTGTCGCTTTTGCTCT GCCACGGCTCGTTTGGCGTCATCCGACGAGTACGCCGCAAGCAGGACGGCATGATCCTCTGCCGGAAAGAGATCAGCTACCTCAAAATGTCCCAAAAGGAGCGCGAACAGTTACACGCCGAGTTCCAGATCCTCTCGACGCTGCGCCATCCCAATATTGTCGGCTACTACCACCGCGAACACCTCAAAGCGACCCAAGATTTGCACCTGTACATGGAATACTGCGGGAATGGAGATCTCGGTCGGGTCATCAAGGAGTTGCAACAAAAGAACCAGTATGCTGAGGAGTCGTTTGTGTGGAGCATCTTTTCGCAGCTCGTTTCGGCCCTCTACCGCTGCCACTACGGCGTCGACCCACCAGAAGTTGGTAAGACCgtgttgggtttgggaaCGACAGCGAGGCCTAAGGCGCCGTCGGGTGGCACCATCATTCTTCATCGTGATTTGAAGCCAGAGAATG TCTTCCTCGGCGAGGACAACTCGGTCAAACTCGGCGACTTTGGCCTCTCCAAAGTGATGGCCTCCCACGACTTCGCCTCCACCTACGTCGGAACCCCCTTTTACATGTCCCCCGAAATCTGCGCCGCCGAGAAATACACACTGAAATCCGACATTTGGTCATTGGGATGCATCATCTACGAACTCTGCACTAGGGAACCACCGTTCAACGCCAAGACGCACTTTCAACTCGTccagaagatcaaggaggggaagattgCGCCGCTTCCGGCCTGTTATTCGTCAGAGCTTTTCGCGGTGATCAAGGACTGCCTCCGGGTGAATCCGGATAGGAGACCGGACACGGCGGCATTGTTGAACCTCCCGGTGGTTAGGTTGAtgagaaaggaaaaggaggtggTCGAGTTCAGCAAGAcgctcaaggccaaggaggactCGCTCAACAGGCGGATTCGGGAGGTGGACCAGAAGTTGGCCTTGTTGGATCATGACAAGGTGGCGATCAGGCAGGAGATCGACGCTTCCCTGAGGAGGGAATGGGAAGTcaaggcgaggttggagatTGACCGGCTGGTAGGGTTGGAGATTGAGAGGCTCaagaaggagtttgagagggAAGTCGAGGCCAGGGCGGAAGCCAAGGTTGAGGCCCGCCTCGAAGTCGAACTCCAACGACGAAAGCAGCTCGAGGAAAAGGAACAGCACCGCCCTGCGGAgctctcttcttccaagGACTCATATCAGCACTCGTCGATTTCTTCTATCAGCCCGACAGAGGACGAGTTCCCCTCGACGACCGATATCACCGAGCCTGAATCGCCGGCCGATACCTCCATGACGCAACCGTCCTTCAAGACGGCGCGCACTCCCTTTGGGAGAGCCCAGACCATGTTTGTGATGGCGCCGCCGGTTGGCACACCAATGGATGTTGATGCCAGTCCTGTCGCTATTGCCCACTTGTCTCTTTCTCCCCGAAGGAAAATCGAGACCAAGGCTCCACACAACCCATCGAATAtctttgctgctgcggcggctaACACGCAAGCTTCGGGCGACAGGCCTCCATCACCGGTAAACTATGGGAGTGActcggatgatgaggatatgCCCAGCCCGACGAGGAATATCAAGGCCTCGAGCAAGAACCCCTTTACCAGCAAGGGGAGGCCGCAGTTGCATGCGCAAAAGAGTATGCCTGTGCATAGGCTGCAAAGCAAGCAGACGACTACCTTGCAAAGCAAGACTGTTGGGGCGGTGGCGAGCAACCCTGACTTTGGAACTGGGGGGTTGACGCTCAGGCAGGCGGGGAGCAATGGTGCTCTtggacaacagcagcagcaacaaggaaACAGCCccgggttgaggaggttgagcaagATTCCTAGTGCGGCGGGGTTGAACAAGAATCTCTCTGACgcgaagaaggaaggggagctGCATACAACGGTCAGTATGACGGGTCTTAACAAGATTTCTGGCGGGATGAGGTCAAATATCCAGGGTAGGACACTGGTTGAGCTTCAGCAGGCTAGGGCTGGGGGTAGGCCGTTGAGCGGGATCATGACTGGGGAGGGGTTCAGCAGCGGGTTGAATGCGAACACGGGgggaatgggagggggagggagtccGGTGAGGGCGTTTAGGGagcatgctgctgctgctaaTAGGGGGTTGGGCGCTGAGCCGGCGGCTGTGTGGAATCCGGAGACGGACGAGATGCCGAGTCCGTttttggtgaggaggaagccgatTGTCAAGGCTTAG